In Nitrospirota bacterium, one DNA window encodes the following:
- the dnaB gene encoding replicative DNA helicase: MLERAQDDKIIKFPSDRVPPQNIEAEQSVLGAIMLEKDSIGSALEFITADDFYKDAHKKIYSAMLDLYEKDEPIDSITLTEQLSKQNQLKEVGGASYISYIVSIVPTAANVRYHAKIVKEKAIFRNLIKTSTEIISMGYDGDQDVGALIDIAETKMFAINEKKTGKSYTHIKDVLKDTIDLVDRLYDKKELITGLPTGFIDLDKLTTGFNPGDLIVVGARPGMGKTAFCLNIATHVGIEVKATVAIFSLEMTKEQLALRMICSEGEVSSSSVRSGYHSKEDYRKLVNAAGRLAEAPIYIDDSFNSVLDIRAKCRRLKKEHGLALIIIDYLQLMSGVGTPFAREQVISEISRSLKALAKDLSVPVIVISQLNRSCEMRENKRPVIADLRESGAIEQDADIILFLYRDEYYSKGSADQGIAELDIAKQRNGPTGREKLTFIDKYTKFKDFIGIENF, encoded by the coding sequence ATGCTCGAACGCGCTCAGGACGATAAGATAATAAAATTTCCTTCCGACCGTGTGCCTCCTCAGAATATCGAGGCGGAACAGTCCGTGTTAGGCGCGATAATGTTAGAGAAGGATTCTATCGGTTCAGCCTTAGAGTTTATTACAGCAGATGACTTCTACAAGGATGCTCATAAGAAGATCTACAGCGCTATGCTGGATCTCTACGAGAAAGACGAACCGATAGATTCTATAACACTTACTGAGCAGCTCTCAAAACAGAACCAGCTCAAGGAAGTCGGCGGAGCCTCATACATAAGCTACATAGTCAGCATAGTCCCTACCGCGGCAAATGTCAGATACCACGCAAAGATAGTCAAAGAGAAGGCTATCTTCAGAAATCTCATTAAGACCTCCACTGAGATCATTTCAATGGGCTATGACGGCGATCAGGATGTCGGAGCGCTTATTGATATCGCAGAGACAAAGATGTTCGCCATCAATGAGAAGAAGACGGGGAAATCCTATACTCATATTAAGGATGTGCTCAAGGATACGATAGATCTTGTAGACAGGCTCTACGATAAAAAGGAGCTTATCACCGGCCTGCCCACTGGATTTATTGATCTTGACAAGCTTACAACCGGCTTTAATCCGGGCGATCTTATCGTTGTAGGCGCCCGTCCCGGTATGGGCAAAACCGCCTTCTGCCTTAATATCGCGACGCATGTAGGTATAGAGGTTAAGGCCACTGTCGCGATATTCAGCCTCGAAATGACCAAGGAGCAGCTTGCCTTAAGAATGATATGTTCAGAAGGCGAGGTCAGTTCCAGCAGCGTCCGCTCAGGTTACCACAGTAAAGAAGATTACAGAAAGCTTGTCAATGCCGCAGGCAGGCTTGCTGAGGCTCCAATATACATCGATGATTCATTCAACTCGGTGCTTGATATCAGAGCCAAGTGCAGGAGGCTGAAAAAAGAGCACGGCCTGGCGCTTATAATTATCGACTATCTTCAGCTTATGAGCGGCGTAGGCACGCCTTTCGCAAGGGAACAGGTAATATCAGAAATTTCACGTTCGCTCAAGGCGCTTGCAAAAGACCTTTCAGTGCCGGTTATCGTTATCAGCCAGTTGAACAGGAGCTGTGAAATGAGAGAGAACAAACGCCCTGTGATCGCAGACCTCAGAGAGTCCGGGGCGATCGAGCAGGACGCGGATATAATCCTGTTCCTTTATAGGGATGAATATTACAGTAAGGGCTCTGCTGATCAGGGTATCGCAGAGCTTGATATAGCCAAACAGAGAAACGGCCCGACAGGAAGAGAAAAGCTTACATTTATTGACAAGTACACAAAATTCAAAGACTTTATCGGTATTGAAAACTTTTAA
- a CDS encoding 50S ribosomal protein L9: MKVILREDVENLGTIGAVLEVAKGYGRNYLIPKNLAVEANPKNIKQFEHEKKKIESKAAKVVKNWKDLASKLSSISVTIEAQAGEEDKLFGAVTAADIAEAVLKQGVEIDKRKIVLGEPIKRLGSYELPVKLYKDVATTIKLEVKRTET, from the coding sequence ATGAAAGTTATTTTAAGAGAAGATGTAGAGAATCTTGGCACGATTGGCGCCGTCCTTGAGGTAGCAAAGGGTTACGGAAGGAACTATCTTATACCCAAAAACCTTGCGGTAGAGGCGAATCCTAAGAATATCAAACAGTTTGAACATGAGAAGAAGAAGATCGAGTCAAAGGCCGCAAAGGTTGTCAAGAACTGGAAGGACCTTGCTTCAAAGCTTTCTTCCATATCAGTTACAATCGAGGCACAGGCCGGTGAGGAGGACAAGCTCTTCGGCGCGGTTACAGCTGCGGATATTGCTGAAGCTGTTTTAAAGCAGGGAGTTGAAATAGATAAAAGAAAGATCGTTCTCGGCGAGCCGATCAAACGCCTCGGTTCTTATGAACTGCCTGTAAAACTTTATAAGGATGTGGCCACAACCATTAAGCTGGAAGTCAAAAGAACAGAAACATAA
- a CDS encoding FAD-binding protein — protein MKDLKDILPGRVSTEAEELFCYGFDASKEEGIPSAVVRPVNTEEVSKAAQYAFENNISIVPRGAGSGMTGGSVPLNDSMVISLEGMNRIIDIDERNMVVTLEPGVINKHLQDKLEPLGLFYPPDPTSMNFCTIGGNVAENAGGPRAVKYGVTRDYVLGLEVVLSDGAVITTGVKTHKGVVGYDLSWLIVGSEGTLCTVTKIFLKVLPLPEEVITMLCSFSSLEKASESVPMIVASGTIPRTLEFMDSGAIQAVESYRPVGLPGNSEALLLIEVDGASDLVRKDADKIASICASMGADVSIADGIYARERLWESRKALSPALYYLKPDKINEDIVVPRTKIPQIIRSIKLIEEKYNLKIVNFGHAGDGNIHVNIMTDRNNKEEYQRANYAVKDIFAETLKLGGTISGEHGVGITKSKYLRMELSDASIGLMRAIKDVFDPRGIMNPGKIFPSA, from the coding sequence ATGAAAGACCTTAAAGACATACTTCCCGGCAGGGTCAGCACTGAGGCAGAGGAACTCTTCTGTTACGGTTTTGATGCTTCAAAAGAAGAAGGGATTCCCTCCGCAGTAGTCAGGCCTGTAAATACTGAGGAGGTCTCAAAGGCGGCGCAGTACGCTTTTGAGAACAACATTTCTATTGTGCCCAGAGGAGCCGGGTCAGGGATGACAGGCGGCTCTGTCCCGCTGAACGACTCTATGGTCATCTCTCTTGAAGGTATGAACAGGATAATAGATATTGACGAACGGAATATGGTTGTTACTCTCGAGCCGGGAGTTATCAATAAACACCTTCAGGACAAGCTTGAGCCTTTAGGGCTTTTTTATCCTCCAGACCCGACAAGCATGAACTTCTGCACGATAGGCGGGAATGTGGCTGAAAATGCCGGCGGGCCGAGAGCGGTAAAATATGGAGTGACAAGAGACTATGTGCTTGGGCTTGAAGTCGTTCTTTCTGACGGCGCTGTAATCACGACAGGCGTGAAGACACACAAGGGCGTTGTCGGGTATGACCTGTCATGGCTTATCGTCGGGTCTGAGGGAACGCTTTGTACTGTCACAAAGATATTTTTAAAGGTGCTCCCGCTGCCTGAAGAGGTGATTACAATGCTATGTTCATTCAGCAGCCTTGAGAAAGCCTCTGAATCTGTTCCGATGATAGTCGCATCAGGAACAATACCAAGGACGCTTGAGTTTATGGATTCTGGAGCGATACAGGCGGTGGAAAGCTACAGGCCTGTCGGATTGCCGGGCAACTCTGAGGCGCTTCTGCTGATAGAGGTGGACGGTGCTTCAGACCTCGTCAGGAAAGACGCTGACAAGATCGCATCAATCTGCGCCAGTATGGGAGCAGATGTAAGCATTGCAGACGGCATATACGCAAGAGAGCGGCTTTGGGAATCAAGAAAAGCGCTTTCACCCGCCCTTTATTACCTTAAGCCTGACAAGATAAATGAGGATATAGTTGTGCCGAGAACTAAAATACCGCAAATAATCCGGTCAATTAAGCTCATTGAAGAAAAGTATAACTTAAAGATCGTGAACTTCGGCCATGCCGGTGACGGCAATATTCATGTGAATATAATGACAGACAGAAATAACAAGGAAGAGTATCAGAGAGCGAACTATGCTGTTAAGGATATATTTGCGGAGACACTGAAACTGGGCGGCACAATATCAGGCGAACACGGGGTTGGCATTACAAAGTCAAAATATCTCCGCATGGAGCTGTCTGACGCAAGTATCGGTTTAATGAGGGCAATAAAGGATGTTTTTGATCCGCGTGGCATTATGAATCCGGGGAAGATCTTCCCGTCTGCCTGA